One part of the Melospiza melodia melodia isolate bMelMel2 chromosome 3, bMelMel2.pri, whole genome shotgun sequence genome encodes these proteins:
- the LOC134415629 gene encoding pantetheinase-like — MLTQEWEAAAMLPSQALLPAVLFALAALRALASDTFLAAVYEHAVILPQTTQAPVPASDALALMNRNMDVLEGAIKEAAQQGAHIIVTPEDGIYGWRFTRESIYPYLEDIPDPAVNWIPCTDPSRFGPTPVQERLSCMARNNSIYVVANIGDKKPCDSSDPSCPRDGRYHYNTDVVFDTQGKLVARYHKYNLFRSETQFDYPKEPEAVTFETPFGKFGIFTCFDILFYEPAVVLVNKMQVDTVLFPTAWMNVLPFLTAIEFHSAWAMGMGVNLLSANTHNTTMAMTGSGLFTPEGPAAYHYDSDTEEGRLLLAELSARPRLSPTYPPAVNWSLHATSIEKFAGENDTFSGAVRKDIFTFRELRHKDGNYTVCQGDLCCHLVYQMSNKRRDEVYVLGAFDGLHGSLIKYHWQICTLLKCPSTNLSTCGQPVETAQTKFDMFSLSGTFGTSYVFPEVLYSGVQLAPGEFEVLHDGRLKSKHGTSKPLVTATLFGRLYEKDQPHPLRISL, encoded by the exons ATGCTGACCCAGGAGTGGGAGGCTGCAGCCATGCTCCCTTCCCAGGCTCTCCTGCCCGCTGTGCTGTTTGCACTCGCAGCCCTTCGGGCCCTCGCCTCCGACACCTTCCTGGCAGCCGTCTACGAGCACGCCGTCATCCTGCCACAGACCACCCAGGCGCCCGTCCCTGCCAGCGATGCTTTGGCCCTGATGAACAGAAACATGGATGTCTTGGAAGGGGCCATCAAGGAAGCTGCCCAGCAG GGTGCCCACATCATTGTGACTCCCGAAGACGGCATCTATGGCTGGCGATTCACAAGAGAATCCATCTACCCCTACCTGGAGGATATCCCTGATCCAGCGGTGAATTGGATTCCCTGCACTGACCCCTCAAG ATTTGGTCCAACACCAGTGCAGGAACGACTCAGCTGCATGGCCAGAAATAACTCCATCTATGTGGTTGCAAATATTGGGGACAAGAAGCCGTGTGACTCCagtgatcccagctgccccagggaCGGTCGGTACCACTACAACACGGATGTTGTCTTTGACACACAGGGCAAACTGGTGGCTCGCTACCATAAG TACAACCTGTTTAGAAGTGAAACTCAGTTTGATTATCCAAAAGAGCCAGAAGCTGTCACATTTGAGACTCCTTTTGGGAAGTTTGGCATTTTCACTTGCTTTGACATCCTTTTCTATGAGCCTGCTGTGGTCCTGGTGAACAAGATGCAGGTGGACACCGTGCTCTTCCCAACAGCTTGGATGAATGTCCTGCCCTTTCTGACTGCAATTGAGTTTCACTCTGCCTGGGCTATGGGCATGGGTGTTAATTTACTTTCTGCAAATACTCATAACACCACCATGGCAATGACAG GCAGTGGGCTGTTCACACCAGAGGGACCTGCTGCCTACCACTACGACAGTGACACCGAGGAGGGACGTCTCTTGCTAGCAGAGTTGAGTGCACGCCCCCGTCTTTCCCCCACCTACCCCCCTGCTGTCAACTGGAGCTTGCATGCCACGAGCATCGAGAAGTTTGCTGGAGAAAATGACACTTTCTCGGGAGCTGTCCGGAAGGATATATTCACTTTCAGAGAACTCAGGCACAAGGATGGAAATTACACTGTTTGCCAAGGAGACCTTTGCTGTCATCTGGTCTACCAGATGTCAAACAAGAGGAGAGATGAAGTTTATGTCCTGGGTGCATTTGATGGGCTTCACGGTTCTCTCATAAAATACCATTGGCAG ATCTGCACTCTGCTCAAGTGCCCCAGCACAAACCTGAGCACATGTGGGCAGCCCGTGGAGACGGCTCAGACCAAGTTTGACATGTTCTCCCTCAGTGGCACGTTTGGCACCAGCTACGTCTTCCCAGAAGTGCTGTACAGCGGGGTGCAGCTGGCCCCTGGGGAGTTCGAG GTGCTACATGACGGGCGTTTGAAAAGCAAGCATGGCACGTCAAAACCGCTCGTAACAGCGACACTTTTTGGAAGGCTTTATGAGAAGGACCAGCCACATCCTCTGCGAATTTCCCTGTAA
- the LOC134415631 gene encoding pantetheinase-like isoform X2, which produces MLPSQALLPAVLFALAALRALASDTFLAAVYEHAVILPHPTQEPVPASDALALMNRNMDVLEGAIKEAAQQGAHIIVTPEDGIYGWRFTRESIYPYLEDIPDPAVNWIPCTDPSRFGPAPVQERLSCMARNNSIYVVANIGDKKPCDSSDPSCPRDGRYHYNTDVVFDAQGKLVARYHKYNLFQGENQFNYPKEPEAVTFETPFGKFGIFTCFDILFYEPAVVLVNKMQVDTVLFPTAWMNVLPFLTAIEFHSAWAMGMGVNVLAANTHNTSMEMTGSGIYAPTGARTYSYNMKTEDGHLLIAELDAHPRLSPASPPTVSWNSYAFSVERFSQNGHEFTGIIFEDPFTFTELTKPGGNITVCQKDLCCHLSYKMAEKRDDEVYVLGAFDGLHVFEGQYYLQICTLLKCPSTNLSTCGQPVETAQTKFDMFSLSGTFGTSYVFPEVLADGRLINRNTTSKPVLSVTLFGRWYEKDPPSMDQASA; this is translated from the exons ATGCTCCCTTCCCAGGCTCTCCTGCCCGCTGTGCTGTTTGCACTCGCAGCCCTTCGGGCCCTCGCCTCCGACACCTTCCTGGCAGCCGTCTACGAGCACGCCGTCATCCTGCCACATCCCACCCAGGAGCCCGTCCCTGCCAGCGATGCTTTGGCCCTGATGAACAGAAACATGGATGTCTTGGAAGGGGCCATCAAGGAAGCTGCCCAGCAG GGTGCCCACATCATTGTGACTCCCGAAGACGGCATCTATGGCTGGCGATTCACAAGAGAATCCATCTACCCCTACCTGGAGGATATCCCTGATCCAGCGGTGAATTGGATTCCCTGCACTGACCCCTCAAG ATTTGGTCCAGCACCAGTGCAGGAACGACTCAGCTGCATGGCCAGAAATAACTCCATCTATGTGGTTGCAAATATCGGGGACAAGAAGCCGTGTGACTCCagtgatcccagctgccccagggaCGGTCGGTACCACTACAACACGGATGTTGTCTTTGATGCACAGGGCAAACTTGTGGCTCGCTACCACAAG TATAATCTCTTTCAAGGAGAAAATCAGTTTAATTATCCAAAAGAGCCAGAAGCTGTCACCTTTGAGACTCCTTTTGGGAAGTTTGGCATTTTCACTTGCTTTGACATCCTTTTCTATGAGCCTGCTGTGGTCCTGGTGAACAAGATGCAGGTGGACACCGTGCTCTTCCCAACAGCTTGGATGAATGTCCTGCCCTTTCTGACTGCAATTGAGTTTCACTCTGCCTGGGCTATGGGCATGGGTGTCAATGTCTTAGCTGCCAATACTCACAACACCAGCATGGAAATGACAG GGAGTGGAATTTATGCACCAACTGGAGCCAGAACATACTCCTACAACATGAAAACTGAAGATGGTCACCTCCTCATTGCTGAACTAGATGCACACCCTCGTCTTTCTCCTGCCTCTCCACCTACTGTCAGCTGGAACTCCTATGCTTTCAGTGTTGAAAGATTCTCACAGAATGGTCATGAATTCACAGGAATCATCTTTGAAGATCCCTTTACTTTCACAGAGCTCACTAAGCCTGGGGGGAATATCACTGTCTGCCAAAAAGACCTCTGCTGTCATTTGAGCTACAAGATGGCAGAGAAAAGAGATGATGAAGTTTATGTGCTGGGTGCTTTTGATGGCCTTCATGTTTTTGAAGGACAGTACTATCTGCAG ATCTGCACTCTGCTCAAGTGCCCCAGCACAAACCTGAGCACATGTGGGCAGCCCGTGGAGACGGCTCAGACCAAGTTTGACATGTTCTCCCTCAGTGGCACGTTTGGCACCAGCTACGTCTTCCCAGAG GTGCTGGCTGATGGACGTCTGATAAACCGGAATACTACATCAAAGCCAGTTTTGAGTGTAACACTCTTTGGGAGGTGGTATGAAAAGGACCCTCCATCCATGGATCAAGCTTCAGCATGA
- the LOC134415631 gene encoding pantetheinase-like isoform X1: MLPSQALLPAVLFALAALRALASDTFLAAVYEHAVILPHPTQEPVPASDALALMNRNMDVLEGAIKEAAQQGAHIIVTPEDGIYGWRFTRESIYPYLEDIPDPAVNWIPCTDPSRFGPAPVQERLSCMARNNSIYVVANIGDKKPCDSSDPSCPRDGRYHYNTDVVFDAQGKLVARYHKYNLFQGENQFNYPKEPEAVTFETPFGKFGIFTCFDILFYEPAVVLVNKMQVDTVLFPTAWMNVLPFLTAIEFHSAWAMGMGVNVLAANTHNTSMEMTGSGIYAPTGARTYSYNMKTEDGHLLIAELDAHPRLSPASPPTVSWNSYAFSVERFSQNGHEFTGIIFEDPFTFTELTKPGGNITVCQKDLCCHLSYKMAEKRDDEVYVLGAFDGLHVFEGQYYLQICTLLKCPSTNLSTCGQPVETAQTKFDMFSLSGTFGTSYVFPEVLYSGVQLAPGEFEVLADGRLINRNTTSKPVLSVTLFGRWYEKDPPSMDQASA, from the exons ATGCTCCCTTCCCAGGCTCTCCTGCCCGCTGTGCTGTTTGCACTCGCAGCCCTTCGGGCCCTCGCCTCCGACACCTTCCTGGCAGCCGTCTACGAGCACGCCGTCATCCTGCCACATCCCACCCAGGAGCCCGTCCCTGCCAGCGATGCTTTGGCCCTGATGAACAGAAACATGGATGTCTTGGAAGGGGCCATCAAGGAAGCTGCCCAGCAG GGTGCCCACATCATTGTGACTCCCGAAGACGGCATCTATGGCTGGCGATTCACAAGAGAATCCATCTACCCCTACCTGGAGGATATCCCTGATCCAGCGGTGAATTGGATTCCCTGCACTGACCCCTCAAG ATTTGGTCCAGCACCAGTGCAGGAACGACTCAGCTGCATGGCCAGAAATAACTCCATCTATGTGGTTGCAAATATCGGGGACAAGAAGCCGTGTGACTCCagtgatcccagctgccccagggaCGGTCGGTACCACTACAACACGGATGTTGTCTTTGATGCACAGGGCAAACTTGTGGCTCGCTACCACAAG TATAATCTCTTTCAAGGAGAAAATCAGTTTAATTATCCAAAAGAGCCAGAAGCTGTCACCTTTGAGACTCCTTTTGGGAAGTTTGGCATTTTCACTTGCTTTGACATCCTTTTCTATGAGCCTGCTGTGGTCCTGGTGAACAAGATGCAGGTGGACACCGTGCTCTTCCCAACAGCTTGGATGAATGTCCTGCCCTTTCTGACTGCAATTGAGTTTCACTCTGCCTGGGCTATGGGCATGGGTGTCAATGTCTTAGCTGCCAATACTCACAACACCAGCATGGAAATGACAG GGAGTGGAATTTATGCACCAACTGGAGCCAGAACATACTCCTACAACATGAAAACTGAAGATGGTCACCTCCTCATTGCTGAACTAGATGCACACCCTCGTCTTTCTCCTGCCTCTCCACCTACTGTCAGCTGGAACTCCTATGCTTTCAGTGTTGAAAGATTCTCACAGAATGGTCATGAATTCACAGGAATCATCTTTGAAGATCCCTTTACTTTCACAGAGCTCACTAAGCCTGGGGGGAATATCACTGTCTGCCAAAAAGACCTCTGCTGTCATTTGAGCTACAAGATGGCAGAGAAAAGAGATGATGAAGTTTATGTGCTGGGTGCTTTTGATGGCCTTCATGTTTTTGAAGGACAGTACTATCTGCAG ATCTGCACTCTGCTCAAGTGCCCCAGCACAAACCTGAGCACATGTGGGCAGCCCGTGGAGACGGCTCAGACCAAGTTTGACATGTTCTCCCTCAGTGGCACGTTTGGCACCAGCTACGTCTTCCCAGAGGTGCTGTACAGCGGGGTGCAGCTGGCCCCTGGGGAGTTCGAG GTGCTGGCTGATGGACGTCTGATAAACCGGAATACTACATCAAAGCCAGTTTTGAGTGTAACACTCTTTGGGAGGTGGTATGAAAAGGACCCTCCATCCATGGATCAAGCTTCAGCATGA